A window of Cytobacillus sp. FSL H8-0458 genomic DNA:
TCATTTCAGGTCCGGTATGGGAGTATTTTTCCTCAAAAGAGCGTCTTCTAAAGCCTCAAATAAGGCAAACACCATTCATGGAACGTCTTGGACAGGATGGACTGAAAATGAGAACGGACTTAATTGATCGGCATATGGATGGTTTAATAAGAGAAATTGCAATGGATATTTCAAATGGCTTAACAGGGAAAACCATTATTCATCCAACCCATATTAGGCCTGTACAGGCATTGAATACGGTAACACTTGAAGAGTACCTGGATGCTCAGAGCATCGCCGGTCAGGCCGGCGGAAAAATAGGGGTTATGAAAAGCAATTATCAAAACAAAATGAATGAAATTAAACCCCATTTATATTGGGCTAAAAAAATATTATTAAAATCAGAAGTATACGGGGTGCTGCAGGATGAGATCACATACATTGACCTACTCAAAAACGAAACATTCAATTCAGATACTCAACTCATTAACCGTTGATATTCACATAACCGAAAACCCTTATGAGCTGCTCCCTGAAGATTTATTTGTCATGGCAGCAAGAATTAACAAGAAAAGATCTTTCTTATTTGTCAGCAAAGTACTCGGGAAGCATATACCGATAGACCCGAAGATCGGACTTCTGACAGGAGAATTGCTCGCCAGCCGTTATATGGAGAAGGTGAAGAAGGTGGAGACCGGAAAGGCCGCAGAGCTTTTATCCGCTATTGAAAACGGTACAGATTTCTTGTACAGCAGTCCTTTTATTGATAAAGACCATAACCCGGTCATTATTGGATTTGCCGAAACAGCAACTGCACTTGGACATGCTTTTTTTCAATCATTTAACCGTGCCGATTACTTTCATACAACAAGGGATCAGCTGGCAAATCAAAAATCAGTCATAACATTTGAAGAAGAACATTCTCATGCTACTTCACACAGATGCTATGCAGATGCAGATCTTTTGAATAATAAAAGAGAGATCATTCTTGTCGATGATGAAATGACTACAGGGAAAACAGCCATTAATATCATCCGCTCTATTCATGAACGCTTTCCCAGAAAAATGTATACTGTCGTCTCCATCCTGGATTGGCGTTCCCCAAAAGATCAGATGCGGTTTGATGATTTGGAAAAAGAGCTGGGCATTATTATTAACAATGTGTCTCTTCTAAAAGGGGAGATCGAAGTTAAAGGGACTCCAGAAGTGAGTAAAAGTCAGTCAGCGGACGAACCATCAGGAAATACTGTACAGATTACCTATATTCATATAAATAAAGAATTTCCTGGATTATTAAACCGGACCAATGAACCATCGGTTACCCTAAATGGTGAAATCAGAAATATTCCCTATTTAAAAGATTCGGGCCGTTTCGGGCTGGATGCAATACGCCAGGCTGGATTAAGTGTGTCATTAGCTGAGATCGGCCAATCCTTATCCCGAAAACGGGATGGAAGAAATACATTATGTCTTGGAACCGGGGAGTTTATGTATATCCCTATGAAGCTTGCCTCTTTAATGGGGGAAGGCGTAAAATTTCACTCAACAACACGCAGCCCCATTTTTGTAAGAAATGATAAAGCCTATGGAGCGAAATACGGCATTTCCTTTCAAAATCCTGAAGACCCTGAAATGGCACAATTTGTTTATAACATTCCAGAAGATTGTTATGAAGAAGTATTCCTGTTTTTTGAAAGAGAACCGGAAAAAGAGTCGCTTATGCCTCTTATAAATCAAATTAAAAAATATATTAAAAATATAAAATTAGTCTACTTTAACGGGGGTGGAAAAAATGAATAAAACAGCAGATAAATTTGGTTCATATAGCAGAGATGATGTTGTCTTTTTACTGAAGGATTTAAGCGGATATTCACTTGAGGGATCCATTGAGCAAAGAGAAAAAAACATTCAGTCCGGTCAGCATTACAGTGAAACACTTCCTATTGAGTATCAGCCGCCTGAAAAGTATCTTTCCCTGTTTTGGGAAACACTTGATGTTTATAAACGGAAAACGGCATTGTCTGCAGGAGCAGTTTCTGAGCAAATTTGGAAGAAAAAAGGCGAAAAAACAGTGCTGGTTTCCCTCGCGAGGGCCGGAACACCTGTTGGAATCCTGATAAAAAGATATCTTTTTGAAGTATATGGTGTCAGTTTGCCGCATTACAGCATTTCCATTATCAGGGACCGCGGGATTGACGAAAATGCGATAAAGCATATTTTAAAGTCACATCCCGGCTGCGAAATTCAATTTGTGGATGGATGGACAGGAAAAGGGGCTATTTCCATTGAATTAACCAAGGCTTGCAGACAATTCCATGAAGCATATGGTGTTCCTCTCGATGATAACTTGGCCGTTCTCGCTGATCCTGGTTACTGCACAACTTTATATGGAACGAGGGAAGACTTTCTGATTCCAAGTGCCTGTCTCAACTCAACTGTTTCAGGATTGGTTAGCAGAACAGTATTAAATAAATCCTTAATTGGGCCGGAAGATTTCCATGGCGCTAAATATTATAGTGAGCTGGAAGAAGCAGATGTTTCAAACCAGTATCTCTCAGCTGTAGCAGAGGGGTTCCCGGCTATTAAGCAGGAAGCTGCTGAACTTGCGAAAAGGATTATGGAAAACCCGGGGGAAGCAAGTTTTAAGGGCATGGAAGAGATTCAGAAAATACAAGAGGAATTTAAGATTGAATCTATTAACTTTGTAAAGCCGGGAGTCGGCGAAACAACCAGAGTTCTTCTGAGAAGGCTTCCATGGAAAATTCTGATGAAAGATCCCCAAAGTCCATATGTTGACCATATTGTCATGCTGGCCAGGGAGCGGGATGTTGAAGTTATCCATTATCCTGATATGAGTTATACCTGCTGCGGATTAATTAAAAAGACTGGAGAAAAATCATGAGGATGTTTGCGTCAGATTTGGACAGGACACTGATCTACTCAAATAAAGCACTTGCTGATTTTGGGCACTCAGGAGAAGATTTAATAGCTGTTGAGAGTAAAGATGACAGGGAAATTGCCTTTATGACACAAGAAGCTCGAAGATTACTGAAGGAAATATCTGCTCAAATGCTCTTTGTGCCTGTTACAACGAGGACTTATGAGCAATATAAGCGTATTTTCATTTTTCAGGATGTCCTTAACATTCCATACACTGTCACATCCAATGGTGCCAATATCCATTATCATGGAAAACCTCTTGAGGAGTGGTCCGTCATAGTCCGAAAGCGGCTGAAGGCAGAGTGTGCTTTGCTTGAGGAAATGATTGACAGATCACAAAGCCTGAAACTGAATGGGAAAATAAAAATGGCTGAAAATCTCTTCTTTTATTATATTCTGGAAGAAAAATTAACAGCAGCATCCAAAAAAGCAATTGCTGGTCTGGCAGAATCCTTTGGATGGAGGATATCCCATCAGGGAAGAAAGCTGTATTTTATGCCAAATCCTATTTGTAAGGGCGAGGCAGTGAAATTCATTCATGAACGTGAAGATATGAAAATGGTATTTGGGGCAGGGGATTCCATGCTTGATCATGACTTTTTAAAGTACTGCGACTATGCATACGTCCCCAGCCACGGAGAACTGGCAGCCGAAAAGTCCATCTCATCTCCGTACTTGATTACTGCTAATATAGGGACAGCGGCAGGGGAAGAAATTCTAAATAATATACTAAATAGTATTAAAGAAAGAGTTTAGTCCGGCTGGTCCCTCAGCCATTTTTTTAAAGCAAAAAATAAACAGATGCAAAAGGTGTAGCTTCCTGTAAAGATTATGCTGCTGATGGGAATAGACTGGTAATTGGCAAAAGAGAAGACGGCAAGGATCATTGACAAGAAGAAGACGTCTATAAATACAAAGGAACTTGAACATAAAGTATTCCTGATTATATCCAGATCATGATCAATCCCCCGATATCTCACTCTTCGAAAAAGCAGCCTCATACTGATTCACCTTCCTCTTACAAAGTACTCCACTTTATGCGGGGACAGGGATAAAGGTGAAAAAGTCCTTTTGAGGTCAATCAGCAATGAAAAATATTGCTGAGATGAAACTTTCTTACTGTTAATTCGTAAAGAAAGTTAACCATTTTAGAAAAAGGCTGTATTCCTATGATATGATGGTAATAAGTTTACATATTTTTGTCCCGTGCCATTATCCGGGATCTGAAACGCAATTTTTGAATGAAATGATAAGAATGCATCTTTC
This region includes:
- a CDS encoding HAD family hydrolase; amino-acid sequence: MRMFASDLDRTLIYSNKALADFGHSGEDLIAVESKDDREIAFMTQEARRLLKEISAQMLFVPVTTRTYEQYKRIFIFQDVLNIPYTVTSNGANIHYHGKPLEEWSVIVRKRLKAECALLEEMIDRSQSLKLNGKIKMAENLFFYYILEEKLTAASKKAIAGLAESFGWRISHQGRKLYFMPNPICKGEAVKFIHEREDMKMVFGAGDSMLDHDFLKYCDYAYVPSHGELAAEKSISSPYLITANIGTAAGEEILNNILNSIKERV
- a CDS encoding cysteine protease StiP family protein, whose protein sequence is MNKTADKFGSYSRDDVVFLLKDLSGYSLEGSIEQREKNIQSGQHYSETLPIEYQPPEKYLSLFWETLDVYKRKTALSAGAVSEQIWKKKGEKTVLVSLARAGTPVGILIKRYLFEVYGVSLPHYSISIIRDRGIDENAIKHILKSHPGCEIQFVDGWTGKGAISIELTKACRQFHEAYGVPLDDNLAVLADPGYCTTLYGTREDFLIPSACLNSTVSGLVSRTVLNKSLIGPEDFHGAKYYSELEEADVSNQYLSAVAEGFPAIKQEAAELAKRIMENPGEASFKGMEEIQKIQEEFKIESINFVKPGVGETTRVLLRRLPWKILMKDPQSPYVDHIVMLARERDVEVIHYPDMSYTCCGLIKKTGEKS
- a CDS encoding phosphoribosyltransferase family protein translates to MRSHTLTYSKTKHSIQILNSLTVDIHITENPYELLPEDLFVMAARINKKRSFLFVSKVLGKHIPIDPKIGLLTGELLASRYMEKVKKVETGKAAELLSAIENGTDFLYSSPFIDKDHNPVIIGFAETATALGHAFFQSFNRADYFHTTRDQLANQKSVITFEEEHSHATSHRCYADADLLNNKREIILVDDEMTTGKTAINIIRSIHERFPRKMYTVVSILDWRSPKDQMRFDDLEKELGIIINNVSLLKGEIEVKGTPEVSKSQSADEPSGNTVQITYIHINKEFPGLLNRTNEPSVTLNGEIRNIPYLKDSGRFGLDAIRQAGLSVSLAEIGQSLSRKRDGRNTLCLGTGEFMYIPMKLASLMGEGVKFHSTTRSPIFVRNDKAYGAKYGISFQNPEDPEMAQFVYNIPEDCYEEVFLFFEREPEKESLMPLINQIKKYIKNIKLVYFNGGGKNE